The Archocentrus centrarchus isolate MPI-CPG fArcCen1 chromosome 18 unlocalized genomic scaffold, fArcCen1 scaffold_23_ctg1, whole genome shotgun sequence genome contains a region encoding:
- the LOC115775193 gene encoding doublesex- and mab-3-related transcription factor A1: protein MENRIRPLGLTDHTSSSLGSLQVPPSLLRPPPLFLRACNPALERGYPRTPKCARCRNHGVVSALKGHKRFCRWRDCVCAKCTLIAERQRVMAAQVALRRQQAQEESEARDLRLLYPCAGIGGEAGIPQGSPISAAVPANTSNTLAAPCFDVFGTEKQKDDDKLSKYNFYNGFMGRPLFAPQSPRLPSPSDKKELSPSKDNGESQSPATDHRSDHTESPQRSLPSSDPESGSESEKPKEYPSPDRDPTDIMAKIFPHQKRDTLETMVRTCKGDIVKSIELVLNSKENKIDHNSAHRPSAGLLGGLGALGSKSAFSPLHIPPTPGGDTLYGLSPRLGVSPLRLGYPSTNGGMAGFMSPYMTSGLMPVFPLRPPLDSYSLPGMIRDLSYIQSKESLCSASLYTRLNSEK, encoded by the exons ATGGAAAACAGGATCCGACCCCTTGGTCTGACCGATCACACCTCCAGCTCGCTCGGTAGCTTGCAGGTGCCGCCTTCGCTTTTGCGCCCTCCGCCTCTCTTTCTCCGGGCTTGCAACCCCGCGCTGGAGAGGGGATATCCCCGGACCCCAAAGTGTGCCAGATGCAGGAACCACGGCGTGGTCTCTGCGCTGAAAGGCCACAAGCGCTTTTGTCGCTGGAGAGATTGCGTGTGCGCAAAGTGCACACTGATAGCGGAGAGGCAGCGGGTGATGGCCGCACAGGTGGCACTGAGGAGGCAGCAGGCTCAGGAAGAGAGCGAGGCCCGGGATCTTCGGCTCCTATACCCCTGCGCCGGGATCGGAGGGGAAGCAGGGATTCCTCAGGGATCACCCATAAGCGCCGCGGTGCCCGCAAATACCAGCAACACTTTAGCAGCTCcctgttttgatgtttttggaACAGAGAAGCAGAAAGATG atgacaaattaagcaagtacaacttttacaaCGGATTCATGGGTCGACCCCTGTTTGCACCCCAGTCCCCTCGGCTGCCCTCTCCAAGCGACAAGAAAGAGTTGTCTCCCAGCAAGGACAACGGTGAAAGTCAATCCCCGGCGACAGATCACCGCTCAGACCACACGGAGAGCCCGCAGAGGTCGCTTCCCTCCTCGGATCCAGAGTCGGGGAGCGAGTCGGAGAAGCCCAAGGAGTATCCGAGCCCGGACCGTGACCCTACCGACATCATGGCTAAGATCTTCCCCCATCAGAAACGGGACACCTTGGAGACTATGGTGAGAACGTGCAAAGGTGACATTGTCAAATCCATTGAGCTGGTGCTGAActccaaagaaaacaaaattgacCATAACAGTGCACACAGGCCTTCCGCGGGACTGCTCGGAGGTCTCGGTGCTTTGGGGAGCAAGTCTGCCTTCTCCCCGCTGCACATACCCCCGACCCCGGGGGGAGACACCCTGTACGGCCTCAGCCCTCGCCTGGGCGTGAGCCCCCTGCGGCTGGGCTATCCCTCTACTAACGGCGGCATGGCAGGCTTTATGTCTCCATACATGACATCAGGACTGATGCCCGTGTTTCCGCTGCGTCCACCCTTGGACTCATATTCCCTCCCCGGCATGATCCGAGACTTGTCCTACATTCAAAGCAAGGAGTCCCTGTGCAGTGCAAGCCTTTATACACGACTTAACAGCGAAAAATGA